One Fontisphaera persica DNA window includes the following coding sequences:
- the mfd gene encoding transcription-repair coupling factor yields MAPPGVAFLASWLAHEFPQRVLVVVEDGVKTQEERLQDISSWLALAPASTPPPPVLNYPAWETFPHEGRLPSIETLSERLATLMALQSLSPASRAPVIVTQVQALMQKTIAPAAWRAHSRLLRRGDTLHPLDLVEWLEEEGYEPEAKATLPGTLALRGGILDIYPPANPWPVRIEFFGNEIESLRFFDPATQISREAVEQVTLAPAGELGLLRQGRLATAAWSEHLPANAIVLLHDPARLVEQANAWRQQAPADEPLLLDWNTARENLASGPRAIVEVSDVLGLLTESGNEISLQSLEAFRPAAPAAPDPTVADRQRREFLQQLHRWMRQGFAVWLLCHEESQCRRARELWQELRLDEGPEGKPLQPRMELAAVSQGFLCPAARWVVATDAEIFGRYKAARPRRLKSPQAQAARAAWALDFSEMAPGDLVVHVRHGIGRYLGLQRLAPSRRPGEPAPDTAGGQECLVIEYAPAREGQPPPKLYVPVTEAHLVSRYVGAGRARPKLSVLGSRRWAKTRADAEAAAQALAAELLQVQALRATQPGHAFPPDGPWQMEFENAFPFEETPDQWKAIHETKRDLEQPRPMDRLICGDVGFGKTEVAIRAAFKVVMGGKQVAMLAPTTVLAQQHYRTFTERMAAYPVTVEVLSRFRSRREQADILRRLAGGGVDILIGTHRLLQADVVFKDLGLVIIDEEQRFGVEHKEQLKRLRALVDVLTLSATPIPRTLHLALMGARDMSIIETPPPDRLPIETQVAEFDERLIREAIQRELNRQGQVFYLHNRIEDLAAVAHRVKALVPHARVVMGHGQMPARDLERVMTQFVNGEADVLVSTTIIESGLDIPNANTIIIDRADRYGLSDLYQLRGRVGRYKHQAYAYLLIPRHAALLNDARKRISAIRQYSTPGSGFKVAMRDLEIRGAGNILGTEQSGHINAVGFDLYCRLLRQSIARLKGESVPPPLTAEVRLDFLAFNPSEELPPPPPTPRRRNRPEELHIPREVAVYVPLEDADAEAEDENAGRIGRHACYLPESYIHEPALRVEAYRRLAAIQREEELESTKAEWRDRFGPLPDAVQRLLLLQEIKILAARKGLESLETDGARLKIRRGGDFLQFGGKFPRLQKRSATARLGEIRRFLRQLQDAAPA; encoded by the coding sequence GTGGCGCCGCCGGGAGTCGCCTTTCTGGCATCCTGGCTGGCCCATGAATTTCCCCAGCGCGTGCTGGTGGTGGTGGAAGACGGCGTCAAAACCCAAGAAGAACGCCTCCAGGACATCTCAAGCTGGCTCGCGCTGGCCCCCGCTTCCACCCCGCCGCCGCCCGTGCTGAACTATCCCGCCTGGGAAACCTTTCCCCACGAGGGCCGCCTGCCCTCCATTGAAACTTTGAGTGAACGGCTGGCCACGCTCATGGCCTTGCAGAGCCTTTCCCCCGCCTCGCGCGCGCCCGTCATTGTTACCCAGGTACAGGCGCTCATGCAGAAAACCATCGCCCCCGCGGCCTGGCGCGCGCATTCCCGCCTGCTCCGCCGTGGCGACACCCTGCATCCGCTCGACCTGGTGGAATGGCTGGAGGAGGAAGGTTACGAGCCGGAGGCCAAAGCCACCCTGCCCGGCACCCTGGCTTTGCGCGGCGGCATCCTCGATATCTATCCCCCAGCCAACCCCTGGCCGGTGCGAATCGAATTCTTTGGCAACGAAATCGAGTCCCTCCGTTTTTTCGACCCGGCCACCCAGATTTCCCGCGAAGCTGTGGAGCAGGTGACCCTCGCGCCGGCGGGTGAACTGGGCCTGCTGCGCCAGGGACGCCTCGCCACCGCCGCCTGGAGCGAGCATCTCCCCGCCAATGCCATCGTGCTGTTGCATGACCCTGCCCGGCTGGTGGAGCAGGCCAACGCCTGGCGGCAGCAAGCCCCCGCCGACGAACCCCTGTTGCTGGACTGGAATACGGCGCGGGAAAATCTGGCCAGCGGGCCACGCGCCATCGTGGAAGTCTCGGATGTCCTGGGACTCCTCACCGAATCCGGCAACGAAATCTCCCTCCAATCTTTGGAGGCTTTCCGCCCGGCCGCCCCGGCCGCGCCCGACCCCACCGTGGCCGACCGGCAACGCCGCGAATTCCTGCAACAGCTCCATCGCTGGATGCGCCAGGGGTTTGCCGTCTGGCTGCTCTGCCACGAGGAAAGCCAGTGCCGCCGCGCGCGCGAATTGTGGCAGGAACTCCGGCTGGACGAAGGCCCGGAGGGCAAACCCTTGCAACCCCGGATGGAGCTGGCCGCGGTGAGCCAGGGTTTCCTCTGCCCTGCCGCGCGCTGGGTGGTGGCCACCGACGCGGAAATCTTTGGCCGGTACAAGGCGGCGCGTCCCCGCCGGCTCAAGTCGCCCCAGGCGCAAGCCGCACGCGCCGCCTGGGCGCTGGACTTTTCCGAAATGGCCCCGGGCGACCTGGTGGTGCATGTGCGCCACGGCATCGGCCGCTACCTCGGTCTCCAACGCCTCGCCCCCTCACGTCGTCCCGGCGAGCCTGCCCCCGACACGGCCGGCGGCCAGGAATGTCTGGTCATCGAGTATGCCCCCGCGCGCGAAGGCCAGCCGCCGCCCAAGCTCTACGTGCCCGTCACCGAAGCCCACCTCGTCAGCCGCTACGTTGGCGCGGGCAGGGCGCGGCCCAAACTCAGCGTGCTGGGCAGCCGCCGCTGGGCCAAAACGCGCGCCGACGCCGAGGCCGCCGCCCAGGCCCTGGCCGCGGAGCTGCTGCAGGTGCAGGCCCTGCGCGCCACCCAGCCCGGCCACGCCTTCCCCCCGGATGGCCCCTGGCAAATGGAATTTGAAAACGCTTTTCCCTTCGAGGAAACACCGGACCAATGGAAGGCCATTCACGAAACAAAAAGGGACTTGGAACAGCCCCGGCCCATGGACCGCCTTATCTGCGGCGATGTCGGCTTCGGCAAAACAGAAGTGGCCATCCGCGCCGCCTTCAAAGTCGTCATGGGCGGCAAACAGGTGGCCATGCTCGCCCCCACCACCGTCCTGGCCCAGCAGCATTATCGCACTTTCACCGAGCGCATGGCCGCCTACCCCGTCACCGTCGAAGTGCTGTCCCGCTTCCGCAGCCGCCGCGAGCAGGCGGATATTTTGCGCCGGCTGGCGGGGGGCGGGGTGGACATTCTCATCGGCACCCACCGGCTGCTGCAGGCGGACGTGGTGTTCAAAGACCTGGGCCTGGTCATCATTGACGAAGAGCAGCGCTTTGGCGTCGAGCACAAGGAACAGCTCAAACGCCTGCGCGCCCTGGTGGATGTGCTGACCCTCAGCGCCACCCCCATCCCCCGCACCCTGCACCTCGCCTTGATGGGCGCCCGCGACATGAGCATCATCGAAACCCCGCCCCCCGACCGCCTGCCCATTGAAACGCAGGTGGCGGAATTTGACGAGCGCCTCATCCGCGAGGCCATCCAGCGCGAACTCAACCGCCAGGGCCAGGTGTTCTACCTCCACAACCGCATTGAGGACCTCGCAGCCGTAGCGCATCGCGTCAAGGCGCTCGTGCCCCACGCCCGCGTCGTCATGGGCCACGGCCAGATGCCCGCCCGCGACCTCGAGCGTGTCATGACGCAATTCGTCAACGGCGAGGCCGATGTGCTCGTCTCCACCACCATCATCGAAAGCGGCCTCGACATCCCCAACGCCAACACCATCATCATTGACCGCGCCGACCGTTACGGCTTGAGCGACCTGTACCAGCTCCGCGGCCGCGTCGGCCGCTACAAACACCAGGCCTACGCCTACCTCCTTATCCCCCGCCACGCCGCGCTCCTCAACGATGCCCGCAAACGCATCAGCGCCATCCGCCAGTATTCCACCCCCGGCAGCGGCTTCAAAGTCGCCATGCGCGACCTCGAAATTCGCGGCGCCGGCAACATCCTCGGCACCGAGCAAAGCGGCCACATCAACGCCGTCGGCTTTGACCTCTACTGCCGCCTCCTCCGCCAAAGCATCGCCCGGCTCAAGGGCGAATCCGTCCCCCCGCCGTTGACCGCCGAAGTGCGCCTGGACTTTCTGGCCTTCAATCCCAGCGAGGAACTGCCCCCGCCACCCCCAACCCCGCGCCGCCGCAACCGTCCGGAGGAACTCCACATCCCCCGCGAAGTCGCCGTGTACGTGCCGCTTGAAGACGCCGACGCAGAGGCGGAGGACGAAAACGCCGGCCGCATCGGCCGCCATGCCTGTTACCTGCCTGAATCCTACATCCACGAACCGGCGCTGCGCGTCGAAGCCTACCGCCGCCTCGCCGCCATCCAACGGGAGGAGGAGCTGGAAAGCACCAAGGCCGAATGGCGCGACCGCTTCGGCCCCCTCCCCGACGCCGTACAACGCCTGCTGCTGCTCCAGGAAATTAAAATCCTCGCCGCCCGCAAAGGCCTGGAATCCCTGGAAACCGACGGCGCCCGCCTTAAAATCCGGCGCGGGGGAGATTTCCTGCAATTCGGCGGCAAGTTTCCCCGCCTGCAAAAACGCAGCGCCACCGCGCGGCTCGGTGAAATTCGCCGTTTCCTCCGCCAGCTCCAGGACGCCGCCCCCGCCTGA
- the prmC gene encoding peptide chain release factor N(5)-glutamine methyltransferase — translation MTILEIIQRSTDYLQRHGVPAPRLQAECLLAHVLKQKRLQLYLQFDRPVPEPALEQMRQLLRRRAAREPLQHLVGTAAFADFELLTTPQALIPRPETELLLEHAGRWLAGRLASAAGPLPQILDWGTGTGCLAIGLARQFPAAQVTAVDVSAEALALARLNADKNGVSGRIEFVESDGLAALPADRRFDLVVANPPYIPSAEIEQLEPEVREHDPRLALDGGPDGLRFYRRLAVECPPFLAAGGTLWLELGHGQAAAVCQIFESHGWRVMALEQDYQRIERVLGVERHTVPPPVQR, via the coding sequence GTGACGATTTTGGAAATCATTCAGAGGAGCACGGATTACCTCCAGCGTCATGGCGTGCCTGCGCCGCGGCTGCAGGCGGAATGTTTGCTGGCCCACGTGCTGAAGCAAAAGCGGTTGCAGCTTTATTTGCAGTTTGACCGGCCCGTGCCGGAGCCAGCGCTGGAGCAGATGCGGCAGTTGTTGCGCCGGCGCGCCGCGCGCGAGCCGTTGCAACATCTGGTGGGCACGGCGGCGTTTGCGGATTTTGAGTTGCTGACCACGCCGCAAGCCCTGATTCCCCGGCCGGAGACGGAGCTGCTGCTGGAACATGCCGGGCGCTGGCTGGCCGGGCGGCTGGCGTCCGCGGCGGGGCCGCTGCCGCAAATCCTGGATTGGGGGACGGGCACCGGATGTCTGGCGATTGGGCTGGCGCGGCAATTCCCGGCCGCGCAGGTGACCGCCGTGGATGTTTCCGCGGAAGCTCTGGCCCTGGCGCGGCTGAACGCGGACAAGAACGGCGTGAGCGGGAGGATTGAGTTTGTGGAAAGCGATGGTTTGGCCGCGCTGCCGGCGGACCGCCGTTTTGATTTGGTGGTGGCCAATCCGCCCTACATTCCCAGCGCGGAAATCGAGCAATTGGAGCCGGAGGTGCGCGAGCATGACCCGCGCCTGGCGTTGGATGGAGGGCCGGATGGGTTGCGATTTTACCGGCGCCTGGCTGTGGAGTGTCCCCCTTTTCTGGCGGCCGGCGGGACCTTGTGGCTGGAGCTGGGCCATGGCCAGGCGGCGGCGGTGTGCCAGATTTTTGAAAGCCACGGATGGCGGGTGATGGCGCTGGAGCAGGATTACCAACGGATTGAGCGCGTGCTGGGGGTGGAAAGGCACACGGTGCCGCCGCCAGTTCAGCGCTGA
- a CDS encoding fasciclin domain-containing protein: MKTMRILPVAMLTVAFTVTPVLRADNCAASQATSSPAASTAAKDLVAVASGAENFKTLVAAIKAAGLVEVLQGKGPFTVFAPTDEAFAKLPPGTVENLLKPENREKLVAVLKYHVVPGKVMAADVKTMEARTAQGQAVSIKVTSEGVMVDNAKVVKTDIVAENGVIHVIDTVILPKS; this comes from the coding sequence ATGAAGACGATGCGTATTCTGCCGGTGGCCATGTTGACGGTGGCCTTCACTGTAACCCCCGTGTTGCGCGCGGATAACTGTGCTGCTTCGCAGGCCACTTCCAGTCCGGCGGCCTCCACCGCGGCCAAGGATTTGGTGGCGGTGGCTTCGGGGGCCGAAAATTTCAAGACGCTGGTGGCGGCGATTAAAGCGGCCGGGCTGGTGGAAGTGCTGCAGGGCAAAGGCCCCTTCACGGTATTTGCGCCCACCGATGAGGCTTTTGCGAAGCTGCCGCCGGGGACGGTGGAAAACCTGCTGAAGCCGGAAAACCGCGAGAAGCTGGTGGCCGTGCTCAAGTATCACGTGGTACCGGGCAAGGTGATGGCGGCGGACGTGAAAACCATGGAAGCCCGGACGGCGCAGGGCCAGGCGGTGTCCATCAAAGTCACCAGTGAAGGGGTGATGGTGGACAATGCCAAAGTGGTCAAGACGGACATTGTGGCTGAGAACGGCGTGATTCACGTGATTGACACGGTGATATTGCCGAAGTCCTGA
- a CDS encoding Gfo/Idh/MocA family protein: MSFMINRRSFLKTASASLALSVVGTQAAELIQQKTWRVGLIGTGWYGKSDLFRLIQVAPVEVVSLCDVDRNLLKEAGEMVSQRQKSKKVPRLYTDYRQMLAERDLDLVLIGTPDHWHALQTIAALEAGAHVYVQKPISVDVLEGEAMLAAARKHRRVVQVGTQRKSTPHLVEAKKNIVDAGLLGKVSHIEICCYYHMRANGNPPVQPVPDHLDYEMWTGPAPLRPYDGLPHVRWWRTFMEYGNGIVGDMCIHMLDTVRWMLGLGWPRRISSAGGIYVQKEGKSNITDTQTAVFEYPELTIVWQHRTWGDPPDPDYPWAMFLYGDRGTLKASVTRYDFIPRDKNTKPIRKDCLYEREQFPEDVTEKGIELHAAPATRRHMLDWLAAITEGRRPVADIEEGHISTASCILANIAMQLGRPVSYDPQKRVVIGDAAATKLLRRAYRKPWKHPEV; encoded by the coding sequence ATGAGCTTCATGATCAACCGCCGCAGTTTCCTCAAAACCGCCTCGGCCTCGCTCGCCCTGTCCGTCGTGGGCACTCAGGCCGCGGAACTCATCCAGCAAAAAACCTGGCGCGTGGGCCTCATCGGCACCGGCTGGTATGGCAAGAGCGACCTCTTCCGCCTCATTCAAGTGGCGCCAGTGGAGGTGGTCTCCCTCTGCGATGTGGACCGCAACCTCCTCAAGGAAGCCGGCGAAATGGTCAGCCAGCGCCAGAAATCCAAAAAAGTCCCCCGCCTCTACACCGACTACCGCCAGATGCTCGCCGAGCGCGACCTCGACCTGGTGCTCATTGGCACGCCCGACCACTGGCACGCGCTGCAAACCATCGCCGCGCTCGAGGCCGGCGCCCATGTCTATGTGCAAAAACCCATCAGTGTGGACGTCCTCGAAGGCGAGGCCATGCTCGCCGCCGCCCGCAAACACCGCCGCGTGGTGCAGGTGGGCACCCAGCGCAAAAGCACCCCGCACCTGGTCGAGGCCAAGAAAAACATCGTGGACGCCGGCCTCCTGGGCAAGGTGTCCCACATCGAGATTTGCTGCTACTACCACATGCGCGCCAACGGCAATCCCCCCGTGCAGCCGGTGCCTGACCACCTCGATTACGAAATGTGGACCGGCCCCGCCCCCTTGCGCCCTTATGACGGCCTGCCCCATGTCCGCTGGTGGCGCACTTTCATGGAATATGGGAACGGCATCGTGGGCGACATGTGCATCCACATGCTCGATACCGTCCGCTGGATGCTCGGCCTGGGCTGGCCCCGGCGCATCAGCTCCGCCGGCGGCATCTATGTGCAGAAAGAGGGCAAATCCAACATCACTGACACCCAGACCGCGGTGTTTGAATACCCTGAATTGACCATCGTCTGGCAGCACCGCACCTGGGGCGACCCCCCTGACCCGGATTATCCCTGGGCCATGTTCCTCTACGGCGACCGCGGCACCCTCAAGGCCAGCGTCACCCGTTACGACTTCATTCCCCGCGATAAAAACACCAAGCCCATTCGCAAAGACTGCCTCTACGAGCGCGAGCAATTCCCCGAGGACGTCACGGAAAAAGGCATCGAACTCCACGCCGCCCCCGCCACCCGCCGCCACATGCTCGACTGGCTGGCGGCCATCACCGAAGGACGCCGCCCCGTGGCGGACATCGAGGAAGGCCACATTTCCACGGCCAGTTGCATCCTCGCCAACATCGCCATGCAGCTCGGCCGGCCGGTCAGCTACGACCCGCAAAAACGGGTGGTCATCGGCGACGCGGCCGCCACCAAACTCCTGCGCCGCGCCTATCGCAAACCCTGGAAACATCCCGAAGTGTGA